A section of the Calothrix sp. 336/3 genome encodes:
- a CDS encoding XRE family transcriptional regulator translates to MTKGKILQKIWDNLPDERKERIQARTEELEGEYLTLQELRKAAGLTQAEISKNLEMPQSNVSRLERESDMLLSTLRNYIDAMGGSIVITVKLPNKPPVRLNMLSDLVDNSTTSS, encoded by the coding sequence ATGACCAAAGGGAAAATCTTACAAAAGATATGGGATAATTTGCCCGACGAGCGCAAGGAGCGGATACAGGCTCGGACGGAAGAATTAGAAGGTGAATATCTCACCTTGCAGGAGCTACGAAAAGCCGCAGGGCTGACGCAGGCAGAAATTTCAAAAAACTTGGAAATGCCCCAGTCGAACGTATCACGCTTGGAAAGAGAATCGGATATGTTGCTTTCTACCCTGCGAAACTACATTGACGCAATGGGCGGTAGTATCGTTATTACCGTTAAGCTTCCGAATAAGCCACCTGTTCGCTTGAATATGTTAAGTGACCTTGTAGACAATTCAACCACGTCATCCTAA
- a CDS encoding type II toxin-antitoxin system RelE/ParE family toxin gives MWGLEGRNFRRRRLLSKIGYCLYAQLSRRASRLNTLNGSKHKNMKELRFTADDGVWRAAFAFDPQRQAIVLVAGDKSGTSEKRFYKQLIKKADARFDNHLSQLQEEKQ, from the coding sequence ATGTGGGGACTGGAGGGAAGGAACTTCAGGAGGAGACGGCTCCTCAGTAAAATAGGCTACTGCCTCTACGCACAACTTTCACGTCGCGCATCTCGGCTCAATACCCTTAACGGTTCCAAGCATAAAAATATGAAAGAACTACGGTTTACAGCAGATGACGGTGTGTGGCGAGCAGCCTTTGCCTTCGATCCACAGAGGCAAGCCATTGTGCTAGTCGCAGGTGATAAATCTGGGACGAGTGAAAAACGATTTTACAAGCAGCTTATCAAAAAGGCCGATGCCCGCTTTGACAATCATTTGTCGCAGTTACAGGAGGAAAAACAATGA
- a CDS encoding tyrosine-type recombinase/integrase, producing the protein MKIDGHGKAKVLSQEEIQRLFTVGLPTLRDKVLCAVMLYTACRVREAVTLKITDVYDRKGRVRPEMIIRKGNTKGKLATRTIPVLEDLRRFLEEYKPAKTAEGWLFPGRWGKGHLHVDFAGIIFRRGCLEADIEGASTHSFRRTALTIMSNAGIPLRIIQEISGHRNLEQLQNYLEVETSQVRGAIAALSMLTPMARSGTHDTRTPTPESLETPF; encoded by the coding sequence GTGAAAATCGACGGACACGGGAAAGCCAAGGTCTTATCTCAAGAAGAAATCCAGCGTTTGTTTACGGTCGGGCTACCCACCTTGCGGGATAAGGTCCTATGTGCGGTGATGCTGTACACGGCGTGTCGGGTACGGGAAGCCGTGACCTTGAAAATCACCGACGTGTACGATCGCAAGGGGCGGGTACGCCCGGAAATGATTATTCGTAAGGGCAACACCAAGGGGAAACTGGCCACCCGCACCATCCCCGTATTGGAAGACCTGCGGCGGTTTCTGGAAGAATACAAACCAGCCAAAACAGCAGAAGGCTGGCTGTTTCCTGGGCGCTGGGGCAAGGGGCATTTGCATGTGGATTTTGCGGGAATAATTTTCCGTCGGGGGTGTTTGGAAGCGGATATCGAAGGAGCCAGCACCCACAGCTTTCGCCGCACGGCACTCACCATCATGAGCAACGCCGGAATTCCCCTGCGGATCATCCAGGAGATATCCGGGCATCGTAATTTGGAACAACTGCAAAATTATCTGGAGGTGGAAACATCCCAGGTACGGGGCGCTATTGCCGCTCTCTCCATGCTCACCCCGATGGCAAGGTCAGGGACACACGACACCCGTACACCCACCCCAGAATCGCTGGAAACGCCCTTTTAG
- a CDS encoding glycoside hydrolase has translation MADYTVNINPNEIRTESFDGWGCSLSWWANQFGNVDNADMLADICFSTKTVPWQGENLLGLGINIIRYNIGGGGGGGRINDNTIEQVSPQMPGFKNIKGYWLNWDSDYPASNSWNWQLDANQRHMMQRAKDRGVNLFEFFSVSPMWWMCNNHSTAGGSGGNNLQEWNYNQFAKYLATVVKYARDNWGINVNYIEAFNEPSAWWWKYPLEQEGCSFDHDSQKKVISYLREELDKIALQNVGITASDENDMDSALSTWNAFDQDTHNKIAKIDVHGYYGLEPYRGNGRIPLRQAVGRKKIWMSEYGDADASGMSMADTIVRDMTDLQPEAWIYWQPFDGGAWGLIQSNAGDNRIGSTNRKYFVFSQFSRHIKQGCRIIGSDDHNTVVAYNERDCKLTIVTLNFNEGQTINYNLSAFGHVGGPIERWETTTSPGNDIPDKKYQVFTDTTLQDKHFESSFYPNSVYTFEIQDVY, from the coding sequence ATGGCTGATTATACAGTTAACATTAACCCAAACGAAATTCGCACAGAGTCTTTCGATGGTTGGGGTTGCTCACTTTCCTGGTGGGCAAATCAATTTGGTAATGTAGACAATGCCGATATGTTGGCAGATATTTGTTTCAGTACAAAGACCGTGCCTTGGCAAGGAGAAAATCTTTTGGGGCTGGGAATAAACATCATCCGCTATAACATTGGTGGTGGTGGCGGCGGCGGGCGCATAAACGACAATACTATTGAGCAGGTCTCCCCCCAAATGCCTGGCTTCAAAAACATCAAAGGCTACTGGCTGAACTGGGACAGCGACTATCCTGCCTCAAATAGTTGGAACTGGCAGTTAGATGCCAATCAGCGCCATATGATGCAACGTGCCAAAGATCGCGGTGTAAATCTGTTTGAGTTTTTCTCCGTCTCCCCCATGTGGTGGATGTGCAATAACCACAGCACGGCTGGAGGCTCAGGTGGTAACAACCTACAAGAGTGGAACTATAATCAGTTTGCCAAGTATCTCGCCACTGTTGTCAAATATGCTCGCGACAATTGGGGGATTAATGTCAATTATATTGAAGCATTTAATGAACCTTCTGCTTGGTGGTGGAAGTATCCCTTAGAGCAAGAAGGTTGTAGCTTTGACCATGACTCCCAAAAGAAAGTAATTAGTTATCTACGCGAAGAACTTGATAAAATTGCGCTACAAAATGTTGGCATCACTGCATCTGATGAGAACGACATGGATAGTGCTCTCAGTACTTGGAATGCCTTTGATCAGGACACTCACAACAAAATCGCTAAGATCGACGTTCATGGATACTATGGGCTTGAACCCTATCGAGGAAACGGACGTATCCCGTTGCGTCAGGCAGTTGGGCGCAAAAAAATTTGGATGTCCGAGTATGGTGATGCAGATGCATCGGGCATGTCAATGGCAGACACTATCGTCCGCGATATGACCGATTTGCAACCCGAAGCCTGGATTTACTGGCAGCCATTTGATGGGGGTGCGTGGGGGCTAATCCAGTCCAATGCTGGTGACAACCGGATCGGTTCGACGAATCGCAAATATTTTGTTTTCTCCCAGTTCAGCCGACATATTAAACAGGGTTGCCGGATTATTGGCAGTGACGATCACAATACTGTCGTTGCTTACAACGAAAGAGATTGTAAACTGACTATTGTGACCCTAAACTTCAACGAAGGACAAACGATTAACTATAATCTATCGGCGTTTGGTCATGTAGGCGGGCCCATTGAGCGATGGGAGACCACCACAAGCCCTGGTAATGACATTCCCGACAAAAAATACCAGGTCTTTACCGATACGACCTTACAAGACAAGCATTTCGAGTCTTCCTTCTATCCCAACTCGGTCTACACTTTTGAGATTCAGGACGTGTATTGA
- a CDS encoding type II toxin-antitoxin system VapC family toxin → MIVLDASIAVKWFLAEPLSGAAASLFVQNRKLLAPSILRNEVTATIAKAARLDRVTAEEAHAMIARWVRMLDKHAVSLMDTDEQFDDAVRLCIELRHPFHDCFYLAIAQKLSLPLATTDKRLSEQAEKIGLELFAIA, encoded by the coding sequence ATGATTGTCCTTGATGCCAGCATTGCGGTGAAATGGTTTTTGGCGGAACCTCTATCTGGGGCGGCAGCTAGTCTGTTCGTGCAGAACCGCAAACTTCTTGCCCCCTCCATCCTCCGCAACGAAGTTACCGCCACCATCGCCAAAGCGGCACGCCTTGATCGCGTTACGGCTGAGGAAGCACACGCTATGATTGCCCGGTGGGTGAGAATGCTTGACAAACACGCCGTCAGCCTGATGGACACGGACGAGCAGTTTGATGATGCGGTACGTCTCTGCATTGAACTTCGCCACCCATTCCACGATTGTTTCTACCTCGCCATTGCCCAGAAATTGAGCCTTCCCCTTGCAACCACCGACAAACGACTGAGCGAGCAAGCCGAAAAAATAGGGTTAGAACTCTTTGCGATCGCTTAA